A stretch of DNA from Oryza brachyantha chromosome 4, ObraRS2, whole genome shotgun sequence:
AGGCCCATGAGGATAATGTGCTCTACAAGTTGGTTTACAGGCTCCCTGAAAACCTCAGCTGGCTGTTGGCGTCACCAGAAATGGCTGAAAGACGAGCCTCAAAGCAGAAActaaagaagaaagaaacggTAACAAGTAACCAATTTGGTGTGATCTTGGAGTGGGAAGGAGTTGTTGTGGAGGATGATGACCAAGACTTGGAGCCTCGAGTTTGGTATGTGTTATCACTCGAAGAAGCAAAGTCTTTTCCTCCAGATGCAGTGCTGAAGGAAATTGAGGGGATGAGGACTGATCAGGCTATCTTAGAAGTCCTACATTGGTCAGAAGATCCACAAGAAGTACAAAGGTTGGCGGCACGCAAGGAGGTAATATATCAAACACTCCGTGGCGGATTCTACCAACTGCGACCGGGTGTTCTTGATTTCCTGAACACCCTTGTGGATTTTGGCATTCCCATAGCAATCACAACTCCTCGCCCACGGTTGAGCCTAGAAGATGGGATGAGAGCTGTTGGACTTCAGGGCTACTTTGATGCTACAGTGGCAGCAGAGGATTTCAGCCGAGGGAAACCTGAGGGGGAGATGTTTGAGGTTGCAGCAGAGCGACTTGGTGTTGAGCCAGATGCTTGTCTTGTGCTGGGTAACTCAAACTTGACAATACAATCTGCGCATACTGCTGGGATGAGGTGTGTGGCGGTTGCAAGCCGGCACCCTGCCTATGAGCTCCAAGCGGCAAACCATGTTGTGAGATGGCTTGATCAGCTCTCTGTTGCTGACCTGCAAAGGCTTGCCCATGGCGAGATCCTTGGGCGCAGGGGCAGAGTGTCTGACATGGACATGGAGATTGTGATCGAGGAGTGATGTTTTGGCATGCATGGTGTGCTAGTATATTGCCCTATGTGTATAGCTCCAATTGCAACTTAGATGATGCATTGCATTTAAACGGATCAAGTAGTGAGACCAATCAAGATTAACATTGGCCATTAGCATGTTAACTGCTTGGTTTCTTGTAATGCAGAAATGGAACTTTTGTAGCTTAGATGCTTTCAATCACTAGCAGAATTGGAAGCAAAGAAACTCCCCCACCCTGTAACTCTTTTGCCTgtgtaatatataatttatatagattaTTATGCCAGTATGCCTTCTATTTTTGTTCCCTCCAGCTTTTGTGCAGAAATAAATGGAGAAGATCTAAAATTACTATTGGTAAGctctaaacattttttatctaaaaaaaagctCTGGGCTCTTTGTAACttcaatttttcttaaaagtcactgtttcttaaaaaaaggtAAAGGGGGATATTTTGCCATTTCTATTACCGCATATTACAAAGTTCAAACATTCACCATTTCCTGACAAAACTGTAACATTCTCATTTTTCTCAACTTTTAAGCTTAATATTCCCCCcgcatttttatttaacgtcattgatttttagg
This window harbors:
- the LOC102717699 gene encoding 5-amino-6-(5-phospho-D-ribitylamino)uracil phosphatase, chloroplastic gives rise to the protein MIFSISLFGCSHQSIHKLYRQCWSSNSHSTLNVLSIAKTVGQSMKMKRIHVKPHASDLKNRPQAHEDNVLYKLVYRLPENLSWLLASPEMAERRASKQKLKKKETVTSNQFGVILEWEGVVVEDDDQDLEPRVWYVLSLEEAKSFPPDAVLKEIEGMRTDQAILEVLHWSEDPQEVQRLAARKEVIYQTLRGGFYQLRPGVLDFLNTLVDFGIPIAITTPRPRLSLEDGMRAVGLQGYFDATVAAEDFSRGKPEGEMFEVAAERLGVEPDACLVLGNSNLTIQSAHTAGMRCVAVASRHPAYELQAANHVVRWLDQLSVADLQRLAHGEILGRRGRVSDMDMEIVIEE